Proteins found in one Paenibacillus borealis genomic segment:
- a CDS encoding NAD(P)/FAD-dependent oxidoreductase, with protein MSSIPKIVILGAGYGGILTAQRLQKALNYNEADVTLVNRHEYHYFTTHLHMPAAGTDSIEHTRVSISKLIDEFKIDLVKSSVQEIRTQQKKVILEDGTLSYDYLVIALGGEPETFGIPGLDKYALTIRSINSVRLIREHIEYQFAKYKNENNAQEHINFVVGGAGFSGIEFVAELADRIPALCKEYDVDPSMVNIYNVEAAPTALPGFAPELVEHAMTVLTKKGVTFKFGVAIKECLPGGVILATGEEIKASTIVWTGGIRGNRLIEAAGFEAMRGRVKVDEYLRAPGHENIFIIGDGSLMINPEGRPYPPTAQIAMQQGECCAHNLVAAIRSQQPKKFAFSNKGTVASLGKGQGIAVVGDKTYKGWTAAQLKKVVDMRYLLIIGGIPLVLKKGRFL; from the coding sequence ATGAGCAGTATTCCCAAAATCGTTATCCTAGGCGCGGGATATGGAGGTATCTTGACCGCCCAGCGGCTGCAGAAAGCTTTGAATTATAATGAAGCGGATGTAACCCTGGTGAACCGCCATGAGTATCATTATTTCACGACCCATCTGCATATGCCAGCAGCAGGAACGGACAGCATCGAGCATACCCGCGTATCCATCTCCAAGCTTATCGATGAATTTAAGATCGATCTTGTTAAATCTTCCGTACAGGAGATCCGCACCCAGCAGAAGAAGGTTATTCTGGAAGACGGGACGCTCTCGTATGATTATCTCGTAATCGCACTTGGCGGCGAGCCTGAAACCTTCGGAATTCCGGGACTCGACAAATATGCGCTGACCATCCGCAGCATTAACTCCGTGCGGCTGATCCGTGAACATATTGAGTATCAGTTTGCCAAATACAAGAATGAGAATAATGCACAAGAGCATATTAACTTTGTTGTGGGCGGCGCGGGCTTCAGCGGCATTGAGTTTGTGGCTGAGCTGGCAGACCGGATTCCGGCGCTGTGCAAAGAATATGATGTCGATCCAAGCATGGTCAACATTTATAATGTAGAAGCTGCACCTACAGCGCTGCCGGGCTTTGCCCCGGAGCTTGTCGAGCATGCCATGACCGTGCTTACGAAGAAGGGGGTAACCTTCAAGTTCGGCGTAGCGATCAAGGAATGCCTGCCTGGCGGTGTCATCCTCGCAACCGGTGAAGAAATTAAAGCTTCCACGATCGTATGGACCGGCGGAATCCGCGGCAACCGTCTGATTGAAGCTGCCGGCTTTGAAGCTATGCGCGGACGTGTGAAGGTAGATGAATATCTGCGTGCACCGGGACATGAGAATATTTTCATCATCGGTGACGGTTCCCTCATGATTAATCCGGAAGGACGTCCATACCCGCCAACGGCACAGATTGCGATGCAGCAGGGAGAATGCTGTGCGCATAATCTTGTGGCGGCTATCCGCAGCCAGCAGCCGAAGAAATTTGCTTTCAGCAACAAAGGCACCGTAGCCTCGCTGGGCAAAGGCCAGGGCATTGCAGTAGTGGGCGATAAGACATATAAGGGCTGGACAGCAGCGCAGCTGAAGAAGGTTGTGGACATGCGCTACCTGTTAATTATCGGCGGTATTCCGCTGGTACTCAAGAAAGGAAGATTCCTCTAA
- a CDS encoding DinB family protein codes for MLKLFEYNWQVRKDWFDWCETVDGEELMKLRTGGIGYILPTLYHIVTVEYGWICGGIQEKEIEIPPFEEVASLQLVQEFSARCHEELAPFVYDWNDSLEDCIMIDITDEGEHEPHKYGEVMRHLIAHEIHHIGQLSVWSREIGKQPVTANLIGRGLFD; via the coding sequence ATGTTGAAGCTATTCGAGTATAACTGGCAAGTGCGCAAAGACTGGTTCGACTGGTGTGAGACGGTGGACGGGGAAGAGCTGATGAAATTACGCACTGGAGGCATAGGATACATTCTTCCTACGCTGTATCACATTGTGACCGTCGAGTATGGCTGGATCTGTGGCGGGATACAAGAGAAAGAGATTGAGATTCCTCCATTCGAGGAAGTGGCCAGCTTGCAGTTAGTACAGGAGTTCTCTGCCCGCTGCCATGAGGAGCTCGCTCCGTTTGTCTATGACTGGAATGATAGTCTGGAAGACTGCATTATGATTGATATCACGGATGAAGGGGAACACGAACCCCACAAATACGGCGAAGTCATGCGGCATCTGATTGCCCATGAGATCCACCATATCGGCCAGCTGTCTGTATGGTCACGGGAGATCGGGAAGCAGCCGGTTACGGCTAACCTGATTGGACGAGGGTTGTTTGACTAG
- a CDS encoding YuiB family protein, which yields MGFIPVFVLAVLFFVMMFGIGFILNMLMKTTWFPAYLFVIVILPVVVYSIWDRSSMSLWEHLSTFHVVDYLTGIAGLAGAVLSGWTIQKLRLGGYKMF from the coding sequence ATGGGATTCATTCCAGTGTTTGTTCTGGCCGTTTTGTTCTTTGTCATGATGTTTGGCATTGGCTTTATCCTTAACATGTTAATGAAGACTACCTGGTTTCCCGCGTACCTGTTCGTAATCGTCATTCTTCCCGTGGTGGTCTACTCCATCTGGGACCGGAGCTCCATGTCGCTATGGGAGCATCTCTCTACGTTTCATGTAGTCGACTATCTGACCGGTATAGCCGGCCTTGCCGGTGCTGTACTGAGCGGCTGGACCATTCAGAAGCTGCGGCTCGGCGGATACAAAATGTTCTGA
- a CDS encoding NAD(P)/FAD-dependent oxidoreductase, protein MSDLIIIGGGPAGMFAAFYGGMRQASVTLIESMPQLGGQLAALYPEKYIYDVAGFPKITGQELVDNLSRQMELFQSDIRLEEKVVSVVKQDERHFVVTTDKAEYHSKAIIVTAGVGAFEPRRLEVPDAQRFEKANLHYFVSDLNAYKGKKVLISGGGDSAVDWALMLEPIAEQVTLIHRRDKFRAHEHSVENLMASKVNVITPSEITELHGDEFITKVTLSHIKTKETQEIEVDSVIVNFGFVSSLGPIAEWGIEIDGNSIVVDSRMETSIPGIFAAGDITTYPGKLKLIAVGFGEAPTAVNNAKVYIDPDAKLSPGHSSNLKL, encoded by the coding sequence ATGAGCGATCTCATCATCATAGGCGGGGGACCAGCCGGTATGTTTGCCGCTTTTTACGGCGGTATGCGCCAGGCTTCGGTAACACTTATTGAAAGTATGCCCCAATTGGGGGGGCAGCTTGCTGCTCTTTATCCCGAAAAATATATTTACGACGTAGCCGGTTTTCCTAAGATCACCGGACAGGAGCTGGTGGATAACCTTTCACGGCAGATGGAGCTGTTCCAGTCTGACATCCGTCTGGAAGAAAAGGTTGTATCTGTTGTGAAGCAGGACGAACGCCACTTCGTCGTCACCACCGATAAAGCGGAATATCACAGCAAAGCTATTATCGTCACAGCAGGTGTAGGCGCATTTGAGCCGCGGCGTTTGGAAGTGCCTGATGCGCAGCGTTTCGAGAAAGCCAATCTGCATTATTTTGTAAGCGATTTGAATGCTTATAAAGGCAAGAAGGTGCTGATCAGCGGCGGCGGCGATTCTGCCGTGGACTGGGCGCTTATGCTTGAACCGATCGCGGAGCAGGTAACCCTGATTCACCGCCGGGATAAATTCCGCGCACATGAGCACAGCGTCGAGAATCTGATGGCCTCTAAGGTTAACGTCATTACGCCATCTGAGATCACTGAGCTGCATGGTGATGAGTTTATTACCAAAGTAACCTTGTCCCATATCAAGACCAAAGAAACCCAGGAAATCGAAGTGGACAGTGTAATTGTCAATTTCGGCTTTGTGTCCTCACTGGGACCGATTGCTGAATGGGGAATTGAGATTGACGGCAACTCCATTGTGGTAGACTCCCGCATGGAGACCAGTATTCCGGGTATCTTCGCCGCAGGCGATATCACCACGTATCCGGGCAAGCTGAAGCTGATTGCTGTAGGCTTCGGAGAAGCGCCGACTGCTGTGAATAACGCTAAGGTGTATATTGATCCGGATGCGAAGCTGTCCCCGGGACACAGCAGTAATCTCAAACTCTAG
- a CDS encoding sporulation histidine kinase inhibitor Sda: MVELSDEMLLDSYHRAIELQLEHDFIALLLAEIRKRNLHSPVHAVLH; encoded by the coding sequence ATGGTTGAATTGTCGGATGAGATGCTGCTGGACTCTTATCATAGAGCGATAGAGCTGCAATTGGAGCATGATTTCATCGCTCTGCTACTCGCTGAAATTCGCAAACGGAACTTACACTCTCCAGTCCATGCGGTTCTTCACTAA
- a CDS encoding GNAT family N-acetyltransferase: MQFETNRLLIREFISEDVEQVHEYASDPAVAKYMIWGPNSLKDTRSYIRLTLDMQQQEPRQGFEYAVVLKQENVLVGGCGIHISGEGQGEIGYCYNRLYWGQGIASEAAAALLEWGFNDLNLHRIYATCRPENTGSARVMHRIGMLYEGHLREHMRHKGKWLDSYQYSILKDEYMAARG, encoded by the coding sequence ATGCAGTTTGAAACAAACCGGCTGCTGATCCGGGAGTTCATATCAGAGGATGTTGAGCAGGTGCATGAATATGCCTCTGATCCGGCAGTGGCCAAGTATATGATTTGGGGACCCAACTCACTGAAGGATACCCGGAGCTATATCCGGCTGACCCTGGATATGCAACAGCAGGAGCCGCGCCAGGGGTTCGAGTACGCAGTCGTTCTGAAGCAGGAGAATGTACTGGTAGGCGGCTGCGGGATACATATCAGCGGAGAAGGGCAGGGAGAAATCGGTTATTGCTATAACCGGTTGTATTGGGGACAAGGAATTGCAAGTGAAGCAGCCGCTGCGCTGCTGGAATGGGGCTTCAATGACCTTAATCTTCACCGGATCTACGCGACCTGCCGTCCGGAGAATACCGGCTCTGCCAGAGTCATGCATAGAATAGGAATGTTATACGAAGGGCATCTAAGAGAACATATGCGGCATAAAGGAAAATGGCTGGACTCTTACCAGTATTCCATCCTGAAGGACGAGTATATGGCGGCACGCGGCTGA
- a CDS encoding YheC/YheD family protein, producing MAGRELASKLLKTAALLSDSRVAGYIPRTREYSAAGLLAMLGRYGNVVIKPVVGGGGYGVIKVFRDHRGYGFTYMHNTRIYRDFASMRYALDRFKVKRRYLIQQGISLARISGRPIDYRVKVVKNGDHWEFRSMVGRVARPGLFVTNLCKGGTMLSCRQGLSRSLPRVRTSAKKAEMRRLTLVCIELLERHFPGIGELGFDYAVDQRGKIWILEVNTRPK from the coding sequence ATGGCGGGGAGAGAACTGGCAAGCAAGTTGCTGAAGACCGCGGCGTTGCTTAGCGATTCACGGGTTGCCGGTTACATTCCGAGAACACGGGAATATAGTGCTGCCGGATTGTTAGCGATGCTGGGAAGATACGGGAATGTTGTGATTAAGCCGGTTGTTGGCGGCGGCGGCTACGGGGTGATCAAGGTATTCCGGGATCACCGGGGTTATGGCTTCACGTATATGCATAATACACGTATATATCGTGACTTCGCTTCGATGAGGTACGCGCTGGACCGCTTCAAAGTAAAACGGAGATATTTGATCCAGCAAGGCATTTCCCTGGCCCGGATTTCCGGTCGTCCGATTGATTACCGGGTCAAAGTGGTGAAGAACGGCGATCACTGGGAATTCCGCTCCATGGTAGGCAGAGTAGCAAGGCCCGGATTGTTCGTTACTAACCTCTGTAAAGGGGGAACGATGCTCAGCTGCCGTCAGGGCCTGAGCCGGTCGCTGCCGAGAGTCCGGACCTCTGCGAAGAAAGCGGAGATGCGCCGGCTGACTTTAGTCTGCATTGAGCTGCTGGAGCGGCATTTCCCCGGCATCGGTGAGCTGGGCTTCGATTATGCTGTGGATCAGCGGGGGAAAATATGGATTCTGGAAGTAAATACAAGACCAAAATAA
- the hemQ gene encoding hydrogen peroxide-dependent heme synthase: MNEAALTLEGWYALHDFRSLDWTAWTAADDEERAVALEELHAFMQEWGPVEEAKEGSSTVYSIVGQKADFVMMFLRESLEALNALETAFNKIAFAQYTTKAYSYVSIVELSNYAAGGTAGDGSDPMLNPHVAARLKPILPQAKHICFYPMNKKRELADNWYMLDMDKRRELMHSHGLIGRGYAGKVKQIISGSVGFDDWEWGVTLFAEDALQFKKLVYEMRFDEVSARYGEFGPFYVGNLLTEESFEEMLKL; this comes from the coding sequence ATGAACGAAGCCGCTTTGACACTGGAAGGCTGGTATGCCCTGCATGACTTCCGCTCTCTCGATTGGACTGCCTGGACGGCAGCCGATGATGAAGAACGCGCCGTTGCCCTGGAGGAGCTGCATGCTTTCATGCAGGAATGGGGGCCCGTGGAAGAAGCCAAGGAAGGCAGCTCCACCGTGTATTCCATCGTTGGCCAGAAGGCTGATTTCGTGATGATGTTTCTGCGCGAAAGCCTGGAAGCATTGAATGCGCTTGAGACTGCTTTTAACAAAATCGCCTTTGCCCAATATACTACCAAAGCCTATTCATATGTAAGTATTGTTGAACTCAGCAACTACGCCGCAGGAGGAACTGCGGGAGACGGCAGCGATCCGATGCTGAATCCGCATGTCGCCGCCCGGCTGAAGCCTATTCTGCCGCAAGCGAAGCATATCTGCTTCTATCCGATGAACAAGAAACGCGAGCTTGCGGACAACTGGTACATGCTCGATATGGACAAACGCCGTGAGCTCATGCATTCGCATGGTCTGATCGGCCGCGGATATGCCGGCAAGGTGAAGCAGATCATCTCCGGCTCCGTCGGATTCGATGACTGGGAATGGGGCGTGACCCTGTTCGCTGAAGATGCCCTGCAGTTCAAGAAGCTGGTCTATGAGATGCGCTTTGATGAAGTGAGTGCCCGCTACGGTGAGTTCGGCCCCTTCTATGTCGGCAATCTGCTGACTGAGGAATCGTTCGAAGAGATGCTGAAGCTCTAA
- a CDS encoding O-antigen ligase family protein produces the protein MSKPVYGKQAAPSKMSEKNSGPAWALCIAFILFLGWAPFQVGLFNGMRVEFEKPIYVAALLSGLLLLVCVVLYFKTFKLDEQRDLLTLAAILLPLTYALSLWGAASHYMAMNMLFTQFTYAAVFITSVYLLRQKQLNNVIQLGILAIAYLIVGFGLLNWLGSWKLAGSLVGWFSDTVVNGKYTEAVMTDSNGLRLTSIFQYANTYAAFLMAFLFVALFALIRSRKWYGQLMHGFMLVPFIVSLLLTLSRGGLVLMPVVFIILLLFLKPVQQLLWIINLAIAGVLSLLITNPVTRLGLELNTAFTSTAALHGWGYLLGASACTAALCWVVQHYLAPWLSRKLGSIESRRWSGAWIPVVSVAGVLIIAFLFIGTSARNILPANIGTRLENINFKQHSVLERFTFYKDAMKVVKDYPVLGTGGGGWASLYEHYQNNPYLSRQVHNFFLQYLIEVGILGFIVFMGFILFIFYKYIRGYLKRDNDDYNNGFFYLIIALSILVHSLLDFNMSYAFMGIMVFLGLGGMTVVMESRPLRLRWNKLWIRAGYFGLLGIGTGYLLFLSLGYISSSSEAYAAKKLVNVSQSYDEIKAPLVQALKTRPNHPESAAYLSMLDQQVFTQTQNEQFLDESYAVLTRALEGEPYNKDLLSQLAKYYDLKGQSEESLQVYQDNADKFMWDINWYDHLISRASLLGLQAYAKQDEAGKQKYFDSALASYKHITDGIEHLKTLPPEQLQGREFFVTSTIALNAGRIQSLSGDGEAAGATVKQGFINGYEDLTDAGTLWTTDWYSGVISRSQELGAAALKRALDAYALGQTDLGDQETVNKERYFKTGLDAYAHAAADEEWFSALPAEEQQGRGAMITSAMLLNAGKIQYLSKQFQAAAATLQQGLNEDYNDAVNRETARWYLAVLQRTQSAQDQAVYDKLIAADPEEAVKINEVAVMPL, from the coding sequence GTGTCGAAACCTGTATACGGCAAACAAGCGGCTCCGTCCAAAATGAGCGAAAAGAATTCCGGGCCCGCGTGGGCGCTCTGCATTGCCTTCATCCTGTTCCTGGGCTGGGCCCCATTTCAGGTTGGATTGTTCAACGGAATGAGAGTTGAATTCGAGAAGCCTATTTATGTGGCTGCCTTGCTGAGCGGTCTGCTCCTGCTGGTCTGTGTTGTCCTGTACTTTAAGACCTTCAAGCTGGACGAGCAGCGCGATCTGCTCACCTTAGCCGCAATTCTGCTCCCGTTAACTTACGCCTTATCCCTGTGGGGCGCCGCTTCGCATTATATGGCGATGAACATGCTGTTCACCCAATTCACTTATGCCGCAGTTTTCATTACCAGCGTGTATCTGCTCAGGCAAAAGCAGCTGAATAATGTTATCCAGCTGGGAATACTCGCAATCGCTTATCTGATCGTCGGTTTCGGTCTATTGAACTGGCTGGGAAGCTGGAAGCTCGCCGGCAGTCTCGTAGGCTGGTTCTCGGATACTGTGGTCAACGGCAAGTATACTGAAGCGGTGATGACCGATTCGAACGGGCTTCGCCTGACTTCCATTTTCCAGTATGCCAATACATATGCAGCGTTCCTGATGGCTTTTCTGTTCGTTGCCTTATTCGCACTGATCCGTTCCCGGAAATGGTACGGACAGCTGATGCACGGGTTTATGCTGGTTCCATTTATAGTCTCGCTGCTGCTTACCTTATCCCGCGGCGGTCTGGTCCTAATGCCCGTGGTATTCATTATCCTGCTGCTCTTCCTGAAGCCTGTGCAGCAGCTTCTCTGGATTATCAATCTCGCCATTGCCGGCGTATTATCTCTGCTGATCACGAATCCGGTGACCAGACTGGGCCTGGAGCTGAATACCGCCTTCACTTCCACGGCAGCCCTGCATGGCTGGGGTTACCTGCTGGGTGCGTCCGCCTGTACTGCCGCGCTTTGCTGGGTTGTCCAGCATTACTTAGCCCCTTGGCTGAGCCGCAAGCTCGGCAGCATAGAATCACGCCGCTGGAGCGGAGCATGGATTCCTGTGGTGTCTGTCGCAGGTGTCTTGATTATCGCCTTCCTGTTCATCGGGACCAGCGCGCGCAATATTCTGCCGGCGAATATCGGTACCCGGCTGGAGAATATCAACTTCAAGCAGCACAGTGTACTCGAACGTTTCACATTTTATAAAGATGCCATGAAGGTGGTCAAAGATTATCCGGTACTTGGCACCGGAGGCGGGGGCTGGGCATCACTCTATGAGCATTACCAGAACAACCCTTACCTGAGCCGCCAGGTCCACAACTTTTTCCTGCAATACCTGATTGAAGTGGGCATTCTCGGCTTCATCGTGTTCATGGGCTTCATCCTGTTCATTTTCTATAAATATATCAGGGGATACCTGAAGCGCGACAATGACGATTACAACAACGGTTTCTTTTATCTCATTATCGCGTTGTCGATTCTGGTTCACAGCCTGCTTGATTTCAATATGAGTTATGCGTTTATGGGGATTATGGTTTTCCTCGGGCTGGGAGGGATGACTGTTGTCATGGAGAGCAGACCGCTCCGCCTCCGGTGGAACAAGCTGTGGATCAGAGCCGGGTATTTCGGGCTGCTGGGAATCGGTACCGGGTATCTGCTGTTCCTGTCCTTGGGGTATATCAGTTCCAGCTCTGAAGCCTATGCAGCCAAGAAGCTGGTCAACGTCAGCCAATCTTATGATGAGATCAAAGCCCCTCTGGTGCAAGCACTCAAAACCCGCCCGAATCATCCCGAATCGGCGGCATATCTGTCCATGCTGGATCAGCAGGTATTTACGCAAACGCAGAATGAACAGTTTCTGGACGAATCCTATGCTGTGTTAACCCGCGCACTTGAAGGTGAGCCCTATAACAAAGATCTGCTGTCCCAGCTGGCGAAATACTATGATCTGAAGGGCCAGAGTGAAGAGTCTCTACAGGTCTACCAAGATAATGCGGACAAGTTCATGTGGGATATTAACTGGTATGATCATCTGATCAGCCGGGCCTCCCTCCTTGGGCTGCAGGCATATGCCAAGCAAGATGAGGCAGGGAAACAGAAGTATTTCGATAGTGCCCTGGCTTCTTACAAACATATAACGGACGGCATTGAGCATTTGAAGACTCTTCCGCCCGAGCAGCTTCAGGGCCGTGAATTCTTCGTTACCTCAACGATTGCTCTGAATGCAGGGCGAATCCAATCCCTGTCCGGAGATGGGGAAGCTGCTGGGGCAACGGTGAAGCAAGGCTTCATCAATGGTTACGAAGACTTGACGGATGCCGGTACACTCTGGACAACAGATTGGTACAGCGGAGTGATCAGCCGTTCCCAGGAGTTAGGCGCCGCAGCACTGAAACGGGCACTGGATGCTTATGCACTGGGCCAGACGGATCTGGGGGATCAGGAGACGGTTAATAAGGAGCGGTATTTCAAAACCGGGCTGGATGCTTATGCCCATGCAGCTGCGGATGAAGAATGGTTCAGCGCCCTTCCGGCTGAAGAGCAGCAGGGACGGGGAGCAATGATTACTTCGGCTATGCTGCTGAACGCCGGTAAGATCCAATATTTGTCGAAACAATTCCAGGCCGCCGCAGCAACACTGCAGCAAGGGCTGAACGAGGATTATAACGATGCCGTCAACCGGGAAACGGCCCGCTGGTATCTCGCTGTATTGCAGAGAACGCAGAGTGCTCAGGATCAGGCGGTGTATGACAAGCTGATTGCAGCGGATCCGGAAGAAGCAGTCAAGATTAACGAGGTTGCCGTTATGCCGCTCTAA